The Microcystis aeruginosa NIES-843 sequence CTGGCTAATAGTACCACACCAACGACAAAAGTAATGCCAAGAGATATCAATTTTAAGCCCATCACCCAGACAGTGATATTTTCTTGATTTCTAAGAAACCAGTAGCTAGAAATCGTCAGGATAATAAAAACTAAGGGAGCTAGTAGATTTTCTGGCATTTGCCCTAAAACCACCCTGTGTAAACCCTTCATCGTCGCTAGTCTCAAGCTAGTTAAAGAGACAATTGGTAAGGAAATCATCGCTACACACAGAGATGGTAATAAGTCCGGCTCCCTGACTTGTCCCCAGTTCAGAATAATAGCAATAGCAACTAATGCCATTAGGCTAGAAACTATGAAGACAATTGCATTTGCCCATTGTAATAGACCACGCATTAATCCCCAAGCTGACTGACTACTATAGATAGCCACTTCTCTGACTAATAAGTTATTAAAGCCTAGAGTCGCAGGAATGCCCAGCAAAGCCGGCCAAGTCATTGCATAAGTATAAACCCCAAAGCCATTTTTACCGAGCCAGCGAGCTAGAATAATACTGGTCAGAAAACTAAGGGTCATGAAAGCAACTCTTAAACCAAGAGAACCCGTCGCATCTCGAATTAAACGTTCTTTCAGTTTTAAGGGAGTTTTCTTCATCTTTTTCTTTGCTCCAGAGATGCTACTAAGTCCATCGTGAATAAACTTTTCTGATTTCTTCCTCCGTGTAAAAATGATTAAAGTATTTAGAACTGCACATCTCCTCTACATAAGATAGTGGTAATTTGAGATTTTGCTTAAATTCTTTATACATATCTCGATAATTTTGGCTCTTCGGGACTTGGTATGGTTCGATAGGGGGGCATAAATCGACTCAATCCTTATCTGGCAAGAGATTTAATTGATTAGTTCGCTCCAGATCGCCAACAATTGACAAAAATTGCGGCAATGTCTGTCTCTATAAAGGTTTCATTCCTTATAACCCCGTCCATTGCATAAGACAAACCGAAGAACCATAATTTTTATCTTCTCCCACGTTCGTCCTTACTAACTTAAATTCTTTTAAACCCAGAAATTCGGCGATTGCTTTTTCCTTTACACTGTCAGAGGTTTCTAGTTTGAGGATCAATAAATCCACATTATCTTTGTTAATTCTTAAATATCCCTGCTCTTTCGGAAAAGGATATTCATAAACATCTATCCCTAAAAATGGCTTGAAGTAATTATCGAACCAGTCTAGGGGAGTTGAATGAGGGAAAAAATTGATAAATATATCCCTTAGCTCTTGGGGAGTAAAATTGGATTGTTCATACTTTTTCCCTGTTTCTCTTTCAAAGTTCTGAAAAAAAGCTGCAACATTTCTACCTATTGGTTCCCTAGTTAAAGAAATAATTTTTACTTGTTTTTTCGGGGCAATTATTTTGTTATATAAAAATTTACCCTGTCTGAGTAGCATTTCTCTCTCCAGTTTTACGCTCAAAATTTCGTAAACATTAGGATTGTAAAAGCTTCTATTATCAGCATTTTTGAGTAAAAAATGAACATGAAACAATGGCAAAATTGCTTTTTTTTTTAAGGATTTCATCACCGAGCTAGAACCAACTTTGCCCATTTGATAGATTATAATAGGTGTTTGATTCGTTGCATAAAGTCTGAATCGTAATTTTATGTCTTGCAGAACAATCTTCCGCAGATAAGTCAGGTTATCAAGCAATTTAGACATTTGGTTTTTGCCTGTAGTTTAATTTTTTTACTCTACACCAGCGATACAGATGCTGAGTTCTCAATGAGGATAATCTATTTCAGCATCCTTGTCAACCTAGGGTGGTAATTTTGGTAATTCTCAAGATAGTTGCTCAATTATCTCACTTACATTGAGGACACTAAGCAAACAAACAGCTTTTACTGATTTTAAAGCTGTTTTTAGTCATTAATAAACTATTTTTTCGGCTTTATCCGTTAATTCTCTCTCCTTGTCCCAATTTTCCCCCTTTGCCCCGAAAAAACTCTTGGTCAACTAACCGCCTAATTATCTATTCCTGAGTGTAGAATGGCTACCTATGGATGTTCTGATTGGTCGGGGGGATTATCAGCAAGCTTGACCATAAGACGAGGCGGGACAAAAATTAGCAGTTCTGGAAAAACTAGAGTTATCATCGTAGCACGGTGTTATGATTGAGCGGTGATTGATCTAGCCAGATTGCTACCGCAAAATCTTTTAAACCGCATCCACAGGGAAAACCGTAGTTTGGTTTTTTCGGCTATGATCTTTGCATAGCAATACTTTTAAGGGTTAATGGCCTGCCAGTGAGATTCCAGTTCTCTAGCTGGTTGCGGTTTATATCCTTTAAAAGTGTCCCGAAGTCAATTTCAGCTTTAGATGTCATATTCCTTACTCTATAAGGGTTGGGGGCTATTTTAAATAGATACCATGTTTGGACAAATTCCCAAATTATTCTTAAGCTATACTGGCGTACTAGATGCGGTTTAATACAGTTATCCCTTGACTATTTGATTAATGATGAACAACCAACAAAACGGGGCTTTGAAAACCCAAAGCCAAGGAAATCTACCAGTTTTTGCCCAACCAGCTTTTATCCCCTCCCTGACGCAGGAAGAAGAGGAACTCAACCTGCGTCAAGTCCTTTCTGTCGTCAAGCATCGCTGGTGGATAATCGCTGGCATCACCCTAGGAGTAACAGGTGCGATCGCTGCTTGGACTTTCTTAAAAACCCCTATCTATCAAGGTAGATTCCTGCTGCTCATCGGTCAACCGATTGAGGAAAATAAAAATTCTCTCAAACTGGCAGCCCAAGATATCCTGCCTCAGTTGGGTGGAGAGAACATCGATTATGAAACCCAAATCGCTGTCCTGAAAAGTCCTCAACTCCTTAACCCCATCCTTAGTAAAATAACTCCTCAATATCCCGACTTTACCTACAGTGATTTAATTAGTAAAACTGGCAAATCTGATCTCAAAATTAGTCAATTAGAAGATACGAAAGTTTTAGAGATCGTTTACGAAAATGCAGAACCAGAAAAAATTAAGCTGGTTTTAGATAATTTAGCCCGTCATTACCTAAACTATAGTTCCCAGGAACGCAAGACCGAAATTAATCAAGGCTTGGATTTTGTTAACGCTCAATTGCCCGTGCTGCAGGAACGAGTTAATTCTCTACAAAAACAAATGCAGCAATTCCGGCAGCAATACAATTTCCTGGATCCCGACAAGGAAGCCACTCGTTTATCGCAACAGTTAACCAGCATCGAGCAGGAGTACAGAGTCGCCCAAGTTGCCCTTAACGAAATTAACTCTCGCTATCAAGCTTTACAGCAACAGGTGGGATTGGCCCCTAATCAAGCAATTATCGCCACTTATCTCAGTGAATCTCCCGGTTATCAAGATTTGCTCAAGCAGTTGCAAGAAGTGGAAGTGGAATTGGCGAAACAATCGGCAGTTTTTGCCAAGGATAGCCCGATAATCGCCACCCTAGAGGAAAAACGGGCTAATTTACTGCCCCTACTGCAAAACGAAGCCCAGAGAACCCTAGGGGAAAAACTGCCCCAGACAGTGGGTAATTCCCCGGCTTTGGTATCACGAAGCGCTTTGCGGGTAGAATTAACCCAGCAATTGGTAGAAGCCGCTAACAGTCGCCAAACCCTAGAAATTAAGGTAAAATCCCTTGCCCAAGCCCTCGAACAACAGAAAGCCTCGGTCAAAAATCTGGCGGTTTTAGCCCGTCGCTATACGGATTTGCAACGAGAATTGGAAATTGCCACCACCAGTCTCGGCCGTTTTCTGGAGGAACAACAAAAACTCCAACTCAAGGTGGCACAACAAGTGGTGCCTTGGCAACTAATTTCCCCTCCAGAAGTAGAGGAAGATTTCGTTTCTCCTAAACCCGTGCGAAATCTCGCTTTAGGGGTTATTGGTGGCCTGTTACTAGGCCTAGGGGCAGCCTTTTTAGCTGAAAGATTAGATCCCGTTCATCATAGTGCAGATGAACTAAAAGAAGATACCAAACTGCCCCTTTTAGGCGCAATTCCCTGGCAAAAAGACCTCGATAAGATCGAAAAAGTGATCACCGCCGCCCTACCCCAGTTAACAGTCGCTGGTCAACAACTTACTATCCCTAATACCACTGCGAAATCAGCCAACGAAAACCCCTACTACTATAATTTCTCCCCCTTCTCGGAGGCTTTCCACACTCTTAACACCAATATTCGCCTCCTCGGTTCCGATTCCCCCCTCAAGTCCCTCGTGATTAGTTCTGTATCACCAGGAGATGGTAAAACCACCATGGCAATAAATATCGCTAAGGCTGCCGCTCGTATGGGACAAAAAGTCTTACTGGTGGATGCCGACCTGCGACGACCCCAGATTCACCTACGACTTAATCTCGATAACGACCACGGCCTTAGTAATGTCCTCGCCGAGGGTCTCGATTGGAACGAGGCGATTCAATCCCTGCCCCGCCACGAGAATTTATCGATTCTTACCGCCGGTTCAATTCCCCCAGATCCAACCCGCTTGCTTTCTTCCCAGAGAATGCAGGAGATGATCTCGCAATTACAGCAAGACCACGCCTTCGATCTAATTATCTACGATCTACCACCGATCGCCGCCTTTGCCGATGCCAAAATTCTCGCCGCCATGGCCACTGGCCTAATTCTCGTCACCAAACTGGGCAAAACCGACCGCTTTGTGCTGAAAAATCTGCTCGAAGACCTGAGATTATCCCACATTTCCGTGTTAGGTTTAGTGGCTAATAATGTTAGTCGGAAAGACCACAATTATCGTTACTATGGCCATTACTACGGCAAAAGATAATTAAATCCCATCTTGCTTACTATTTATCGGTTAAGTAGGTAGGTGTTAAAAATTTTCAGGCACCCCCCTTATCAAGGGGGGATTAAGGGGGGATCCCCCCTTATCAAGGGGGGATTAAGGGGGGATCAGAGGCAAAATCTATCTTCTATTTAATTATAACCACTTACTTATCAACTTTTAATTGATGTTAAATGCGGGTTTTAATTTGGTATCGCAATGATCTGCGGGTTCACGATCACGAGGCAATTTATCAAGCTGTTCAAGAACAATTCGAGATAATTCCCTTCTATTGTTTTGATGAGCGTCAATTTGGTTTTACTTCCTACGGGTTTCCAAAAACTGGCAAGTTCCGGGCTAAATTTTTATTAGAAAGCGTAGCAGATTTGCGACAATCTCTGGAAAGTTTAGGCGGTAATTTAATTATCCGACGGGGAAAACCAGAAGACATTATCCCACAATTAGTTCAAGAATTGCAGATAGCCAAGGTTTATTATCATCAAGAGGTAACAGCAGAGGAATTAGCGGTAGAAAAAGCGGTAAATAAGGCTTTATCCGGGGTTCCTGTGCAGATAAAAACTTTTTGGACAGCCACTTTATACCATCCTGATGACTTACCTTTTACCCTTAATCAATTACCAGAATTATTTACTAATTTTCGTAAACAAGTAGAACGTCATTGGCAAATAAGAGCAACTTATCCCACGCCGAAAAAGTTGACAAAATTGCCTAAAATAGAGTTGGGAAACCTTCCCAGTTTAAACGATTTAGGCTTAACAGAATCAATTCTAGACCGGGGAGGTGTTTTGTCGTTTCAAGGGGGTGAAATGGCAGGAAAATCAAGGGTTAAAGAATATATTTGGGATAGTGATTCCTTAAAAACCTATAAGGAAACCCGCAATGAAATGTTAGGGACTAATTATTCCTCAAAATTCTCAGCTTGGTTAAGTTTTGGCTGTCTTTCCCCCCGTTATATCTACGAGGAAGTACAAAAGTATGAGCAAACGAGAGTAAAAAATGACTCTACCTATTGGCTGATTTTTGAATTATTATGGCGAGATTTTTTCCGATTTATGTGCCGTAAACACGGGAATAAAATCTTCTATAAATCTGGTTTGCAAGAACTTTATTTACCTTGGCTAGAAGATTGGGAAAGATTTAATCTCTGGTGTGAGGGAAAAACCGGTTATCCCCTTGTAGATGCTAATATGAGAGAATTAGCCGCTACAGGATTTATGTCGAATCGTGGCCGGCAAAATGTCGCTAGTTTTCTGAGCAAAAATCTCGGTATTGATTGGTGTATGGGAGCAGAATGGTTCGAGTCGTTATTAATTGATTACGATGTCTGTAGTAATTGGGGTAATTGGAATTACACTGCTGGTGTCGGCAATGACGCGCGAGGATTTCGTTATTTTAATATCCCTAAACAGTCGAAAGATTATGATCCCAAAGGTGATTATTTACGTCACTGGTTGCCCGAATTAGCCCTAATAAAAGGCGATAAAATTCACGAACCTTATAAATTATCTCCAGAGGAACAAAAGCGTTATGGTGTGATTTTAGGGGTTAATTATCCTCGTCCCATTGTCGATTTTTTTCAATCCATCAAACACAACGAAAAAATTTATCTTCAGCATTTCAGTGAACAGTAATCAGTAATCAGTAGACCTCTTGCATAAATCCGAAAACAAACGACAGAAACAATAATGGGAGGGACTTTCAGTTAATTATTTATTAGTAGTTGATAATCTTCAAAAATGTTGCTGTACAAGGATCGACTTAAGACTTTTGCAAGAGGTCTAGTAAACAGTAATCAGTGAAAAGACAGTAGGAAACTGGCATTTGATGAGGCTCACTTAATCCATACTGCACACTTAAAACTCAAATCTGATAACTGATAACTGATAACTGATAACTGATAACTGATAACTGATTACTGATAACTGATTACTGATTACTGATTACTGATTACTGATTACTGATTAAGACATTTCTAACATTCTTTGAATCGGCAACAGTGCCTTAACTCTTAAATCTTCAGAAATAGTAATTTCTGGAGTTTTATCTCGCATACAGAGATACAATTTTTCGAGAGTGTTCAGTCTCATGTAGGGACACTCATTACAAGCACAGTTATTTAAAGCTGGTGCGGGGATAAATAGTTTCTCTGGGGCGGATTTTTGCATCTGGTGAATAATCCCCGGTTCTGTGGCGACAATAAAGGTTTTTTCGGAACTTTTCAGGGAATAATTTAATAGTGCCGTCGTGGAACCAATATAATCGGCATGGCGTAAAACCGATGCTTCACACTCAGGATGGGCGATAATTTTTGCTTCTGGATGGGCGACTTTTAATTCTATTATCTTGCGTTCGGAAAAAGTTTCATGGACAATACAACTACCCTGCCAGAGAACTAAATCTCTACCAGTTTGCTGACTGACGTAACGGCCTAAATTGCGATCGGGAGCGAAGATAATCGGTTGATGGGCAGGGATTTGATTAACTATTTTGACTGCGTTGGAACTGGTGCAGATAATATCACTCATGGCCTTAATTTCTGCACTGCAATTGATATAGGAAATCACGATATGATCGGGATATTGGGCTTTAAAACGAGCAAAATCTTCAGGATGACAACTATCAGCTAAAGAACATCCTGCATCTAAATCCGGCAGCAATACCAACTTATCTGGGTTTAAGATTTTAGCTGTTTCTGCCATGAAGTGAACCCCCGCAAATACGATCACATCTGCTGGCGTTCGGGCAGCCTGTTGGGATAAACCGAGAGAATCACCAATATAATCAGCTATATCCTGTATGTCAGAATTTTGATAGTAGTGAGCCAGAATAACGGCGTTTAATTCCCGTTTAAGCTCTTTAATTGCCGTAAATAGGTCATCAGGTAAGCTCGATCGATTTGTGGGTTGAACAGTTGTGAACACGGCGGCATTTATGGTTATTTTTACCAAATACTAAACAAGTTCCTAGATCATAGCAAATTTTTTTTAAGGGGAGTGGGGGAGTGGGGAAGTGGGGAAGTGGGGGGCAACTTTGATTTATTATCCTGAATTCTGTCTCCGAACTCCGAACCCCGAACCCCGAACCCCCATCCCCTATCAATGCTAGGATAAAGGCTTGAGTAGAGAACGATCGAGCGAAAGCCATGTCATCGACAGAAGTAAAAACCCCGCCCCCAGACAGTACCGAATTTCTCGACGAATTGCCCGGAGAAGTGGAAATGTCCTTATTTGACCACTTGGAGGAATTGCGGCGCCGGATTTTTTATAGTTTAATTGCCGTGGCTGTGGGTGCGGTGGGATGTTTTATCTTCGTTAAACCCCTAGTACAAGTGCTGGAAGTCCCTGCCCAAGGGGTAAAATTTTTGCAGTTGGCCCCGGGAGAATTTTTTTTCGTCTCCCTAAAAGTAGCTGGATATAGCGGCATACTGGTGGCTAGTCCCGTCATTCTCTTGCAAATTATCCTCTTTGTGCTGCCGGGGTTAACCCGTCGCGAACGGCGTTTAATTGTCCCGGTAGTGTTAGGATCGAGTGTCTTATTTTTTGCCGGTTTATTTTTTGCCTATATTGCCCTGATTCCCGCCGCTTTAAACTTTTTTGTCAATTATGGGGCGGAAGTGGTCGAACAAGCTTGGTCGATCGAGCGCTATTTTGAATTTGTCTTACTTTTACTTTTTAGTACCGGCATCGCCTTTCAAATTCCCGTTATTCAATTGATTTTGAGCTTTTTAGGCATTATTTCCTCGCAAACGATGTTATCGGGTTGGCGTTTCGTGGTTTTGGGGGCAGTGATTTTAGGCGCGATTTTAACCCCTTCCACAGATCCTCTCACCCAATCCCTGTTAGCAGGGGCGGTCTTGGGTCTATACTTTGGGGGCATTGGGGTGGTGAAATTAACGGGACGTTAGCAGTTTTTTGATAAAATTTGACGGCTGAAAACTAATTAAGCCAGAAAGCTAGAGATTGATTCTAGATTGAGTAACAAAGTGAAATATTTTTTCTTAACGGCAGGTTGGACAATAGGACGGGTGTGGGAATTTGGCGGTTTGTGGGATCACGCGAGTAGTTGGCGACGACCACCGCAGATAGAGCGATTAAATATCGGTATTTTAGAGGGAGAACAGGTTTTATGGCTTTATAAGGTGGAAGAAGCCGTGATTATGGTAGAAGTTGCCCCCAAGAGTGCCGAAATTGCCGATACTGTCCCCACCATCGGGCAAGTGGTGCTAAAACGCTTGATTAGTGCCGAACAAGTCCTCGAAATCCTGCAAAATGCCGAAGAAGTGCTGAGGAAGTAATCAGTTATCAGTTATCAGTTATCAGTTATCAGTCATAATTCCCCATCTCCCCACAGCCCACAGCCCACAGCCCACACCCCACACCCCACACCCTACACCCCACACCCTACAGCCCACACCCCGCACCCCACACCCCACACCCTACACCCTACAGCCCACACCCCACTCCCTGATCTGGAATATTCTGGCGGAAGACCGATCGCAAAGACTTGAAATCTGTTCTAACAATAGTTACACTTCTTTAGAATAGATACACTTTTCAAGGGATAATGTAGGTCGGCTAACTCTTGCACTTAACAGTCGAGATTGTTGGGCTTATATTTTCACCCTGAATATAAAAAGCGTCTAAGTGGACACTAAATTGTCAATAGGAGGAGCGTAGTCAATGGGACTACCTTGGTATCGAGTACACACAGTCGTTCTCAACGACCCGGGCCGTTTAATTTCCGTTCACCTGATGCACACCGCACTGGTAGCGGGTTGGGCTGGCTCCATGGCCCTCTATGAGCTTGCTATTTTCGACCCCAGTGACCCCGTATTAAACCCGATGTGGCGGCAAGGAATGTTCGTGCTGCCCTTCATGGCCCGTTTAGGTGTCACTGGTTCATGGGGTGGCTGGAGCGTCACCGGCGAAACTGGTGTTGACCCCGGTTTCTGGTCTTTTGAAGGCGTTGCCGCCGCTCATATCGTCTTATCCGGTCTGCTATTCCTAGCGGCGGTTTGGCACTGGGTTTTCTGGGATTTAGAATTATTTATCGATCCCCGCA is a genomic window containing:
- a CDS encoding GumC family protein; its protein translation is MMNNQQNGALKTQSQGNLPVFAQPAFIPSLTQEEEELNLRQVLSVVKHRWWIIAGITLGVTGAIAAWTFLKTPIYQGRFLLLIGQPIEENKNSLKLAAQDILPQLGGENIDYETQIAVLKSPQLLNPILSKITPQYPDFTYSDLISKTGKSDLKISQLEDTKVLEIVYENAEPEKIKLVLDNLARHYLNYSSQERKTEINQGLDFVNAQLPVLQERVNSLQKQMQQFRQQYNFLDPDKEATRLSQQLTSIEQEYRVAQVALNEINSRYQALQQQVGLAPNQAIIATYLSESPGYQDLLKQLQEVEVELAKQSAVFAKDSPIIATLEEKRANLLPLLQNEAQRTLGEKLPQTVGNSPALVSRSALRVELTQQLVEAANSRQTLEIKVKSLAQALEQQKASVKNLAVLARRYTDLQRELEIATTSLGRFLEEQQKLQLKVAQQVVPWQLISPPEVEEDFVSPKPVRNLALGVIGGLLLGLGAAFLAERLDPVHHSADELKEDTKLPLLGAIPWQKDLDKIEKVITAALPQLTVAGQQLTIPNTTAKSANENPYYYNFSPFSEAFHTLNTNIRLLGSDSPLKSLVISSVSPGDGKTTMAINIAKAAARMGQKVLLVDADLRRPQIHLRLNLDNDHGLSNVLAEGLDWNEAIQSLPRHENLSILTAGSIPPDPTRLLSSQRMQEMISQLQQDHAFDLIIYDLPPIAAFADAKILAAMATGLILVTKLGKTDRFVLKNLLEDLRLSHISVLGLVANNVSRKDHNYRYYGHYYGKR
- the nadA gene encoding quinolinate synthase NadA, producing the protein MFTTVQPTNRSSLPDDLFTAIKELKRELNAVILAHYYQNSDIQDIADYIGDSLGLSQQAARTPADVIVFAGVHFMAETAKILNPDKLVLLPDLDAGCSLADSCHPEDFARFKAQYPDHIVISYINCSAEIKAMSDIICTSSNAVKIVNQIPAHQPIIFAPDRNLGRYVSQQTGRDLVLWQGSCIVHETFSERKIIELKVAHPEAKIIAHPECEASVLRHADYIGSTTALLNYSLKSSEKTFIVATEPGIIHQMQKSAPEKLFIPAPALNNCACNECPYMRLNTLEKLYLCMRDKTPEITISEDLRVKALLPIQRMLEMS
- the tatC gene encoding twin-arginine translocase subunit TatC encodes the protein MSSTEVKTPPPDSTEFLDELPGEVEMSLFDHLEELRRRIFYSLIAVAVGAVGCFIFVKPLVQVLEVPAQGVKFLQLAPGEFFFVSLKVAGYSGILVASPVILLQIILFVLPGLTRRERRLIVPVVLGSSVLFFAGLFFAYIALIPAALNFFVNYGAEVVEQAWSIERYFEFVLLLLFSTGIAFQIPVIQLILSFLGIISSQTMLSGWRFVVLGAVILGAILTPSTDPLTQSLLAGAVLGLYFGGIGVVKLTGR
- a CDS encoding putative capsular polysaccharide synthesis family protein, giving the protein MSKLLDNLTYLRKIVLQDIKLRFRLYATNQTPIIIYQMGKVGSSSVMKSLKKKAILPLFHVHFLLKNADNRSFYNPNVYEILSVKLEREMLLRQGKFLYNKIIAPKKQVKIISLTREPIGRNVAAFFQNFERETGKKYEQSNFTPQELRDIFINFFPHSTPLDWFDNYFKPFLGIDVYEYPFPKEQGYLRINKDNVDLLILKLETSDSVKEKAIAEFLGLKEFKLVRTNVGEDKNYGSSVCLMQWTGL
- a CDS encoding DASH family cryptochrome, with translation MRVLIWYRNDLRVHDHEAIYQAVQEQFEIIPFYCFDERQFGFTSYGFPKTGKFRAKFLLESVADLRQSLESLGGNLIIRRGKPEDIIPQLVQELQIAKVYYHQEVTAEELAVEKAVNKALSGVPVQIKTFWTATLYHPDDLPFTLNQLPELFTNFRKQVERHWQIRATYPTPKKLTKLPKIELGNLPSLNDLGLTESILDRGGVLSFQGGEMAGKSRVKEYIWDSDSLKTYKETRNEMLGTNYSSKFSAWLSFGCLSPRYIYEEVQKYEQTRVKNDSTYWLIFELLWRDFFRFMCRKHGNKIFYKSGLQELYLPWLEDWERFNLWCEGKTGYPLVDANMRELAATGFMSNRGRQNVASFLSKNLGIDWCMGAEWFESLLIDYDVCSNWGNWNYTAGVGNDARGFRYFNIPKQSKDYDPKGDYLRHWLPELALIKGDKIHEPYKLSPEEQKRYGVILGVNYPRPIVDFFQSIKHNEKIYLQHFSEQ